One window from the genome of Methyloradius palustris encodes:
- the rplS gene encoding 50S ribosomal protein L19, whose product MADIIKALEEAEIARLGKTIPSFAPGDTVVVGVNVVEGTRKRVQAYEGVVIAIRNRGLNSSFIVRKISSGEGVERTFQTYSPLIASIEVKRRGDVRRSKLYYLRERSGKSARIKEKLKARDRDVMPAENAAE is encoded by the coding sequence GTGGCTGATATTATCAAAGCATTAGAAGAAGCTGAAATTGCGCGTTTGGGTAAAACCATTCCTAGCTTCGCACCAGGCGACACCGTTGTCGTAGGCGTGAACGTGGTTGAAGGTACGCGTAAACGTGTGCAGGCATATGAAGGCGTTGTGATTGCGATTCGCAATCGTGGCCTGAACTCATCATTTATCGTGCGTAAGATTTCATCTGGTGAAGGCGTAGAACGTACATTCCAAACTTATTCACCATTGATTGCCAGCATTGAAGTGAAGCGCCGTGGCGATGTACGCCGTAGCAAGCTTTACTACTTGCGTGAGCGTTCAGGTAAATCTGCACGTATTAAAGAAAAGCTGAAAGCACGTGATAGAGACGTGATGCCAGCGGAAAACGCAGCAGAATAA
- the trmD gene encoding tRNA (guanosine(37)-N1)-methyltransferase TrmD, which produces MIFDVITLFPQMFDAISKSGITARALENRIYALTLSNPRDFTKDNHKTVDDRPYGGGPGMVMLAEPLEATINAAKDRQQQAGIKRSKVIHLSPQGKPLTHQSVMELAAEEGLILLASRYEGVDERLLTRMVDEEYSIGDYVLSGGELPVMVLMDAVIRQLPGVLGDADSAAEDSFVDGLLDCPHYTRPEEYAGMKVPEILLSGNHAKIKNWRLKQSLARTGARRPDLLAARSLSKEESRLLSEIKLEQEQDS; this is translated from the coding sequence ATTATATTTGATGTCATCACGCTGTTTCCGCAGATGTTTGATGCCATCAGCAAATCTGGTATTACAGCGCGAGCACTTGAAAACAGGATTTATGCATTAACGTTGTCGAACCCACGTGATTTTACGAAAGATAATCACAAGACAGTAGATGACAGGCCTTACGGCGGTGGCCCAGGTATGGTGATGCTAGCGGAACCGCTGGAAGCTACGATTAATGCAGCAAAAGATAGGCAACAACAGGCAGGTATTAAGCGAAGCAAGGTGATTCACCTGTCTCCGCAAGGTAAACCGCTTACGCATCAAAGCGTGATGGAACTGGCGGCAGAAGAAGGCTTGATATTATTGGCAAGTCGCTATGAAGGCGTGGATGAGCGATTGCTCACTCGCATGGTGGATGAAGAATATTCCATCGGCGATTATGTGCTGTCAGGTGGTGAGTTGCCGGTAATGGTACTGATGGATGCAGTGATCAGGCAGTTGCCGGGTGTATTAGGCGATGCGGATTCAGCGGCTGAAGATTCATTTGTAGATGGATTACTGGATTGCCCGCATTACACGCGGCCTGAAGAATACGCAGGTATGAAAGTGCCAGAGATATTGCTCTCGGGTAACCATGCAAAGATAAAGAATTGGCGATTGAAACAATCGCTAGCAAGAACCGGGGCAAGACGCCCGGATTTACTGGCCGCAAGGTCGTTGTCAAAAGAGGAATCTCGGCTGCTCAGTGAAATCAAGCTAGAGCAGGAACAAGATTCGTAA
- the rimM gene encoding ribosome maturation factor RimM (Essential for efficient processing of 16S rRNA), whose protein sequence is MKTGKTVIPSQMVVMGRIVAPYGVYGWLKVLPDTEALDSLFDYDEFWLARPRLGVLANTDMQWKSYSVETIKLHVDTLVVKLDGIDDRDAALACKGMQVAVPRELLPEPDDDEYYWSDLIGVRVQNQQQQDFGEIIDVFATGANDVIVVKGERERLIPFIDQVVLSVDIAAKEMLVEWDAEF, encoded by the coding sequence ATGAAAACTGGCAAAACAGTCATTCCAAGCCAAATGGTAGTAATGGGGCGCATCGTCGCCCCTTATGGCGTTTATGGGTGGCTCAAAGTATTACCCGATACAGAAGCGCTGGACAGTCTTTTTGATTACGACGAGTTCTGGCTAGCTAGGCCGAGGTTAGGGGTATTGGCAAACACAGACATGCAGTGGAAAAGCTATAGCGTTGAAACGATCAAGCTGCATGTTGATACGCTGGTAGTTAAGCTTGATGGCATTGATGACAGAGATGCCGCGCTAGCCTGTAAAGGTATGCAAGTAGCTGTGCCCCGTGAGTTGTTACCAGAACCAGATGATGATGAATATTACTGGTCAGATTTAATCGGTGTGCGTGTACAAAACCAGCAGCAACAGGATTTCGGTGAAATTATCGACGTGTTTGCGACTGGTGCAAATGATGTGATTGTGGTCAAAGGTGAACGTGAGCGCTTGATTCCGTTTATTGACCAAGTGGTCTTGAGTGTTGATATTGCAGCCAAAGAAATGCTGGTTGAGTGGGATGCGGAGTTTTGA
- the rpsP gene encoding 30S ribosomal protein S16: MVIIRLARGGAKKTPFYSVVVADSRNRRDGRFIERVGFYNPLAKEGQEGLRLNSERISHWRSHGAQLSDSVARLVKQAAAVAA, from the coding sequence ATGGTAATCATTCGACTAGCCCGCGGTGGCGCGAAGAAGACCCCTTTTTACAGCGTCGTAGTTGCTGATTCACGCAATCGTCGCGATGGTCGTTTCATTGAGCGCGTAGGTTTTTACAACCCACTTGCTAAAGAAGGCCAAGAAGGTCTTCGTTTAAACAGCGAGCGTATCAGCCACTGGCGTAGCCACGGCGCTCAGCTTTCAGATAGCGTTGCACGTCTGGTTAAGCAAGCTGCTGCTGTCGCTGCTTAA
- the queC gene encoding 7-cyano-7-deazaguanine synthase QueC — protein MNKTTKNAVILLSGGLDSATVLAIAKSQGFECYCLSLDYHQRHVAELVAAKNVAKALGAKAHRTAMLDLSMFGGSALTDNAIDVPESPTEGIPVTYVPARNTIMLSLALAWAEVLEAQDIFIGVNALDYSGYPDCRGEYVKAFQDMANLATKSAVEGKTITVHAPLIDMTKAEIIKQGSALGVDYGITISCYQADAEGKACGLCDSCRFRRDGFASAGIVDPTTYQ, from the coding sequence ATGAACAAAACCACTAAAAATGCAGTGATTCTTCTTTCAGGTGGGCTGGATTCAGCCACAGTATTAGCGATTGCCAAAAGCCAAGGTTTTGAGTGTTATTGCTTGAGTCTGGATTATCACCAACGCCACGTTGCAGAACTGGTTGCCGCAAAAAATGTAGCCAAGGCGCTGGGCGCTAAAGCCCACCGCACTGCCATGCTCGATTTATCCATGTTTGGCGGTTCTGCGCTGACTGATAACGCGATTGATGTGCCGGAGTCACCTACTGAAGGCATCCCTGTGACTTATGTACCTGCTCGAAACACCATCATGCTCTCGCTAGCTTTGGCATGGGCTGAGGTGCTTGAAGCGCAGGATATATTTATCGGCGTAAATGCGCTCGACTATTCAGGCTATCCGGATTGTCGTGGCGAGTATGTGAAGGCTTTTCAGGATATGGCCAATCTGGCGACCAAATCGGCAGTAGAAGGCAAAACTATTACTGTGCATGCGCCCTTAATTGATATGACCAAAGCCGAGATTATCAAACAGGGGAGCGCGCTGGGAGTGGATTACGGCATCACCATTTCTTGCTACCAAGCTGATGCGGAAGGCAAGGCCTGTGGGCTTTGTGATTCTTGCCGTTTTCGCCGTGATGGGTTTGCTTCAGCTGGCATTGTTGATCCTACGACTTATCAATAG